The following coding sequences lie in one Phenylobacterium immobile (ATCC 35973) genomic window:
- the mdoH gene encoding glucans biosynthesis glucosyltransferase MdoH, with protein sequence MDNLARRLPAGQYPADQNQAASWKDNAAWLDAGAADAWLPAEAPLAMPRQELHGDRPDLKPETSPAHIGRRRALVFGGAAILTALVAAGPFALYLREGFERLEMLGFAAFLMLAAAISTWFCSALAGFHALMTGAEQEDLDFSPRPSAPLSRTALLMPLYNEDAEAAFGRLAALDVSLARLGVSDAFDIFVLSDTRRPEIAADEDACYLTLRRYAHSALYLRRRAQNTERKAGNITDWVEHFGDAYDFMIVLDADSTMAGETVLRLADAMERHEGVGLIQTAPTIVGARTLYGRVSQFSVRMYGRVAAAGVGFWSGAEGSYWGHNAILRVKAFAACAKLPILEGDKPFGGDILSHDVVEAGMLRRAGWAVHVTAALDGSAEETPPTLLDFIRRDYRWCQGNLQHLALLGARGLHPINRAQLGMGAMAYIASPLWMITLIVGLAIQLQFPPDWGSLWYFMGPELTPFMLGTWISGVLLVGPKIMGAVIVLSRPGELKAFGGSRTVMRGVLAEVVMSALMAPIQMVANTRSVLRVLRGRDAGWSAQQRDADGLRFADACRAMAAQIAAGVLCFGLLCAFRPDLLLCFAPIFLPLMASPWLAIFTSKRSAGDAFAAQGLLVIPDDEGVSASPAVLGAVFRQPPRGYGRTLQDAVPSEMSKL encoded by the coding sequence ATGGACAACCTGGCGCGGCGCCTACCGGCTGGCCAATATCCGGCGGACCAAAACCAAGCGGCGTCTTGGAAGGACAACGCTGCGTGGCTGGACGCGGGCGCAGCTGACGCCTGGCTGCCGGCTGAGGCGCCTCTGGCCATGCCCCGGCAGGAACTGCATGGCGATCGCCCGGACCTGAAGCCGGAGACCAGTCCCGCCCACATCGGTCGTCGTCGGGCCCTGGTGTTCGGCGGCGCGGCGATCCTCACCGCACTCGTCGCCGCCGGTCCCTTCGCCCTCTACCTGCGTGAGGGCTTCGAGCGCCTAGAGATGCTCGGCTTCGCCGCCTTCCTGATGCTGGCCGCGGCGATCTCCACCTGGTTCTGCAGCGCGCTGGCGGGCTTCCACGCCCTGATGACCGGCGCAGAGCAGGAAGATCTCGACTTCTCGCCCCGTCCGTCCGCGCCGCTGTCGCGCACGGCGCTCCTGATGCCGCTCTATAACGAAGACGCTGAGGCCGCCTTTGGCCGTCTGGCCGCCCTCGACGTATCGCTGGCGCGGCTCGGTGTCTCTGACGCCTTCGACATCTTCGTGCTCAGCGACACCCGCCGCCCTGAGATCGCGGCCGATGAGGACGCCTGCTACCTGACCCTGCGTCGCTACGCCCACAGCGCCCTCTACCTGCGCCGTCGGGCCCAGAACACAGAGCGCAAAGCCGGCAACATCACCGACTGGGTCGAGCACTTCGGCGACGCCTACGACTTTATGATCGTCCTCGACGCCGACTCCACCATGGCCGGCGAGACGGTCCTGCGCCTCGCAGACGCCATGGAGCGCCATGAGGGCGTCGGCCTGATCCAGACCGCCCCCACGATCGTCGGCGCCCGTACACTCTACGGCCGCGTCTCGCAGTTCAGCGTGCGCATGTACGGCCGCGTGGCCGCCGCAGGCGTCGGCTTCTGGTCCGGCGCGGAGGGCAGTTACTGGGGCCACAACGCCATCCTGCGCGTGAAAGCCTTCGCCGCCTGCGCCAAGCTGCCGATCCTCGAAGGCGACAAGCCCTTCGGCGGCGACATCCTCAGCCATGACGTCGTCGAGGCCGGCATGCTGCGCCGCGCCGGGTGGGCCGTGCACGTCACCGCCGCCCTGGACGGCAGCGCCGAAGAGACGCCGCCGACCCTGCTCGACTTCATCCGCCGCGACTACCGCTGGTGCCAGGGCAACCTGCAACACCTGGCGCTGCTTGGCGCCCGCGGCCTGCACCCGATCAACCGCGCCCAGTTGGGCATGGGAGCTATGGCCTATATCGCCTCGCCGCTCTGGATGATCACCTTGATCGTCGGCCTCGCCATCCAGTTGCAGTTCCCCCCGGACTGGGGCTCGCTCTGGTATTTCATGGGCCCGGAGCTCACGCCCTTCATGTTGGGCACCTGGATCTCCGGGGTGCTGCTGGTCGGCCCCAAGATCATGGGCGCGGTCATCGTGCTCAGCCGGCCGGGCGAGCTGAAGGCCTTCGGCGGCAGTCGCACCGTAATGCGCGGAGTCCTCGCCGAGGTGGTCATGTCGGCCTTGATGGCCCCGATCCAGATGGTCGCCAACACCCGATCGGTCCTGCGCGTCCTGCGCGGCCGCGACGCCGGCTGGAGCGCCCAGCAGCGTGACGCCGATGGCCTGCGCTTCGCCGACGCCTGCCGCGCCATGGCGGCCCAAATCGCCGCCGGCGTCCTGTGTTTTGGCCTGCTCTGCGCCTTCCGGCCGGACCTGCTGCTGTGCTTCGCGCCAATCTTCCTGCCGCTGATGGCCTCGCCGTGGCTCGCGATCTTCACCTCCAAGCGCAGCGCTGGTGACGCCTTCGCCGCGCAAGGCCTGCTCGTCATTCCCGATGATGAAGGCGTCAGTGCGAGCCCCGCCGTTCTGGGCGCCGTCTTCCGCCAGCCGCCCCGTGGCTATGGCCGCACCTTGCAGGACGCGGTGCCGTCCGAGATGAGCAAGCTCTAG
- the pstS gene encoding phosphate ABC transporter substrate-binding protein PstS yields the protein MIRMLIAAAAVLSLAACGGQDTGKSSAGGPAASGQIAGAGATFPAPLYAAWAEQWKASSGVAINYQAIGSGGGIKQIKAKTVTFGASDKPLTAEELDAAGLVQFPTVIGGVVPIVNLPGVSGGQLKLTGGLLADIYLGKIKKWSDPAFVAANPGVKLPNLPITVVHRSDGSGTTFLFTTYLAKAAPQWGAVGAAEAVAWPTGQGGKGNDGVSAFVKNTAGAVGYVEYAYAKQNSLAFAQLQNVAGQFVAPTAESFAAAAAAADWTKAPGFNLLLVNEPDAKAWPITGATFILMHKSQANTAQARPALAFFDWAFTQGDAKAAELGYVPLPADLKALVRASWPAVVGPDAKPVFTPAS from the coding sequence ATGATCAGGATGCTTATCGCCGCTGCGGCGGTTCTGTCGCTCGCGGCCTGCGGCGGCCAGGACACAGGCAAATCCTCGGCGGGCGGACCCGCCGCCTCCGGCCAGATCGCCGGCGCCGGCGCGACCTTCCCAGCCCCGCTCTACGCAGCCTGGGCCGAGCAATGGAAGGCGTCCTCCGGCGTCGCCATCAATTACCAAGCGATCGGCTCCGGCGGCGGCATCAAGCAGATCAAGGCCAAGACCGTGACCTTTGGCGCCAGCGACAAGCCGCTGACCGCTGAGGAGCTCGACGCTGCGGGCCTCGTGCAGTTTCCCACGGTCATCGGCGGGGTCGTGCCGATCGTGAACCTGCCGGGCGTCAGCGGCGGCCAGCTGAAGCTGACCGGCGGACTGCTCGCCGACATCTACCTGGGCAAGATAAAAAAGTGGAGCGATCCGGCCTTCGTCGCCGCGAACCCTGGCGTGAAGTTGCCGAACCTGCCAATCACCGTCGTCCATCGCTCGGACGGGTCGGGCACCACATTCCTCTTCACCACCTACCTGGCCAAGGCCGCCCCGCAGTGGGGCGCAGTCGGCGCGGCTGAAGCCGTCGCGTGGCCGACCGGCCAGGGCGGCAAGGGCAACGACGGTGTCTCGGCCTTCGTCAAGAACACCGCCGGTGCGGTCGGCTACGTCGAATACGCCTACGCCAAGCAAAACAGCTTGGCCTTCGCCCAACTGCAGAACGTCGCCGGACAGTTCGTCGCCCCGACCGCCGAAAGCTTCGCCGCGGCGGCCGCCGCCGCAGACTGGACCAAGGCCCCAGGTTTCAATCTGCTGCTGGTGAACGAACCTGACGCCAAGGCCTGGCCCATCACCGGCGCCACCTTCATCCTGATGCACAAGAGCCAAGCCAACACGGCCCAGGCCCGACCGGCGCTGGCGTTCTTCGACTGGGCGTTCACCCAAGGCGACGCCAAAGCCGCCGAGCTCGGCTACGTGCCCCTCCCGGCCGACCTGAAGGCCCTGGTCCGCGCCAGCTGGCCCGCCGTCGTTGGCCCGGACGCCAAGCCGGTGTTCACGCCCGCCAGCTAG
- a CDS encoding acyltransferase family protein encodes MTLLSWPRPEWRGPFFLHGRKAAHSAGGDTQRAEGPPSPLPSLHSPRRYDLDWLRVTAFGLLILYHVALVYSPFDWHIRSRHTFGWVREALLVTSPWRLTLLFLVSGAALRFLCRNRSTGQILQTRFSRLAPPLIFGVIVLVPIQSWIEATDKGFWTQGYVSWLASEFSPAGLANGVPVNHLWFLVYISAYSLAAVLLMQPRLVSALEPRLEHALRGWRALAWPIVYLLAIRVLIFPWFGVTNRLSADWYNHALSFAAFLFGFLVVGRETIWRDLERLRFVSLAIGLVALPLVMIQDVHPGGGAYDGVPRAVVFAIEQGCMIAAILGFASRHLRDAGGPVLSYLNGAIFPLYLAHQTVLVAAAWMLKPAGLPAAVEALLLVAATILGSLVIYEVVRRVPAMRPLWGLKPQREGTPRYPRRRSLLAFGVAGPIVALATVVTAIAAYPGFNHATQYLSELGGASARDPAIFNTGVLLAGLMAGLAGLGFGLAIIALTNARLVGTLTALVFAAAGVGLSAAALYPWPDPRHMAINLGLGIQIAPLLLLWGLWRRRDLKRLKLFLATIFLIMAILTVLTKHLLFPGTVTDANVGWWERAYAIVLVGWVAVAALVLDRSLGAEAPADVIHAENAHGARTKV; translated from the coding sequence ATGACCCTTTTGAGTTGGCCGCGCCCCGAGTGGCGCGGCCCCTTTTTCCTCCACGGCCGAAAGGCGGCGCATTCGGCCGGCGGCGACACGCAACGTGCAGAAGGCCCGCCCTCACCGCTTCCGAGCCTGCACTCGCCCCGGCGCTACGACCTCGACTGGCTGCGGGTCACGGCTTTCGGCCTGCTGATCCTCTACCATGTGGCCCTGGTCTACTCGCCGTTCGACTGGCACATCCGCTCGCGTCACACCTTCGGCTGGGTGCGTGAGGCCCTGCTCGTCACCAGCCCTTGGCGTTTGACCCTTCTGTTTCTGGTTTCGGGCGCCGCCCTGCGGTTCCTCTGCCGAAACCGCTCCACCGGCCAGATCCTGCAGACCCGATTCAGCCGCCTCGCCCCGCCCTTGATCTTTGGCGTCATCGTGCTGGTGCCGATCCAGTCGTGGATCGAAGCTACAGACAAGGGATTCTGGACCCAGGGCTACGTCAGTTGGCTCGCCAGCGAGTTCAGCCCGGCCGGCCTCGCCAATGGCGTACCGGTCAACCATCTCTGGTTCCTCGTCTACATAAGCGCCTACAGCCTGGCCGCCGTTCTCTTGATGCAGCCCCGGCTCGTGAGCGCCCTCGAGCCACGGCTTGAGCATGCCCTGCGCGGCTGGCGGGCGCTCGCCTGGCCGATTGTCTATCTGCTCGCCATTCGCGTCCTGATCTTCCCCTGGTTCGGTGTGACGAACCGGCTGAGCGCCGACTGGTACAACCACGCCCTCTCTTTCGCCGCCTTCCTGTTCGGCTTTCTGGTGGTCGGGCGCGAGACGATCTGGCGCGACCTGGAACGCCTGCGGTTCGTCAGTCTGGCCATCGGCCTCGTCGCTCTGCCCCTGGTGATGATCCAGGACGTCCATCCGGGCGGCGGCGCCTATGACGGTGTGCCGCGGGCTGTGGTCTTCGCCATCGAGCAGGGCTGCATGATCGCCGCGATCCTCGGCTTCGCAAGCCGCCATCTGCGCGACGCCGGCGGCCCAGTGCTCAGCTATCTGAACGGCGCGATTTTTCCGCTCTACCTGGCCCATCAGACGGTCCTGGTCGCCGCGGCCTGGATGCTGAAGCCCGCCGGGCTGCCGGCCGCTGTCGAGGCCCTGCTGCTCGTCGCCGCGACCATCCTGGGCAGCCTTGTGATCTATGAGGTCGTCCGCCGCGTCCCGGCAATGCGGCCGCTCTGGGGGCTCAAACCCCAGCGCGAAGGGACTCCCCGCTACCCGCGCCGTCGCAGTCTTTTGGCGTTCGGCGTCGCCGGCCCAATTGTGGCGCTCGCCACCGTCGTCACCGCGATCGCCGCCTACCCCGGCTTCAACCACGCGACCCAGTACCTGAGCGAACTCGGCGGCGCTTCCGCCCGCGATCCGGCGATTTTCAACACCGGCGTTCTGTTGGCCGGCCTCATGGCGGGCCTCGCCGGACTGGGTTTCGGCTTGGCGATCATCGCGCTCACCAACGCCCGCCTGGTCGGCACGCTGACGGCCCTCGTCTTCGCCGCCGCCGGCGTCGGCCTCTCGGCGGCCGCGCTCTACCCTTGGCCCGACCCGCGGCACATGGCGATCAACCTCGGCCTCGGCATTCAGATCGCCCCTTTGCTCCTGCTCTGGGGCCTCTGGCGCCGGCGCGACCTCAAGCGACTTAAGCTGTTCCTCGCGACCATCTTCCTAATTATGGCGATATTGACCGTGCTCACCAAACACCTGCTGTTCCCGGGCACGGTGACCGACGCCAACGTCGGCTGGTGGGAGCGCGCCTACGCGATCGTCCTCGTGGGCTGGGTGGCCGTCGCCGCGCTGGTCCTTGATCGAAGCCTGGGCGCCGAGGCGCCGGCGGACGTTATCCACGCAGAAAACGCACACGGAGCGCGCACGAAAGTCTGA
- a CDS encoding PepSY-associated TM helix domain-containing protein, whose product MSSTVISDAEADERARARKKAQRRAGFLRQTVRWHWISAAISLIGMLAFAVTGFTLNHAADIKSEPKTVERSGELPAPLLPALKAAETARGDLPAPVVAWLKSEMKIKARKGPVEWSEGEAYLGLPGPGTDAWVTLDTETGEAAYERTDRGAIAYLNDLHKGRNSGEAWAWFIDVFAIACVVFCVTGLLLLQFHAHARKSTWPLVGAGLLIPLLLALFLVH is encoded by the coding sequence ATGTCGTCAACTGTGATTTCCGATGCCGAAGCCGATGAACGCGCCCGGGCGCGCAAGAAGGCCCAGCGGCGCGCGGGCTTCCTGCGGCAGACTGTGCGCTGGCACTGGATCAGCGCGGCGATTTCGCTGATCGGGATGCTGGCGTTCGCCGTCACTGGTTTCACCTTGAACCACGCCGCCGACATCAAGTCGGAGCCGAAGACGGTGGAGCGTTCAGGTGAGTTGCCCGCCCCGCTGTTGCCGGCGCTCAAGGCCGCGGAGACTGCTCGTGGCGACCTGCCGGCGCCAGTGGTCGCGTGGCTGAAGTCGGAGATGAAGATCAAGGCCCGCAAGGGTCCGGTGGAGTGGTCAGAAGGCGAAGCCTATCTCGGCCTGCCCGGGCCAGGGACGGACGCCTGGGTGACGCTGGACACTGAGACAGGCGAGGCGGCCTACGAGCGCACGGATCGTGGCGCGATCGCCTATCTGAACGATCTGCACAAGGGCCGGAACTCGGGTGAGGCCTGGGCCTGGTTCATCGACGTCTTCGCCATCGCCTGCGTGGTGTTCTGCGTGACGGGCTTGCTGCTGCTGCAGTTCCACGCCCATGCCCGCAAGTCGACGTGGCCGCTGGTGGGGGCGGGGCTGCTGATCCCGCTGCTGCTGGCGCTGTTTCTCGTTCACTAG
- a CDS encoding DUF2271 domain-containing protein — protein MGANHHIVVAAAGLAGLPVAGQAAELNVSLELPKMTVAEYHRPYVAVWIEGADQAAVKTLAVWYDVKKRDNEGVTWLKDMRQWWRKAGRTTTMPIAGVSGPTKAPGKQQLVFTRQQMTGVAPGAYNLVVEAAREVGGREVLRAPFVWGAKGAAKTSTVQGTSELGAISVTAEP, from the coding sequence ATGGGCGCGAACCACCACATTGTCGTCGCGGCCGCAGGCTTGGCTGGGCTGCCTGTCGCGGGCCAGGCGGCGGAGCTGAACGTCAGCCTCGAGCTGCCGAAGATGACCGTAGCCGAATATCATCGGCCCTACGTCGCCGTGTGGATCGAAGGCGCCGACCAGGCCGCGGTGAAGACTCTGGCGGTTTGGTATGACGTCAAGAAGCGCGACAACGAAGGCGTCACCTGGCTGAAGGACATGCGCCAGTGGTGGCGCAAGGCCGGGCGGACCACGACGATGCCGATCGCCGGCGTCAGCGGCCCCACCAAGGCGCCGGGCAAGCAGCAACTGGTCTTCACCCGCCAGCAAATGACCGGCGTGGCGCCGGGGGCCTACAACCTGGTGGTCGAGGCGGCCCGTGAGGTCGGCGGCCGCGAGGTGCTGCGGGCGCCGTTCGTCTGGGGCGCTAAGGGCGCGGCGAAGACGTCGACCGTCCAGGGGACATCCGAGCTGGGGGCTATCAGCGTCACGGCCGAACCGTAG
- a CDS encoding DUF4198 domain-containing protein, which produces MSAASRAAIIVAGCVALLAPTAHAHRAWLLPMGTVLSGNDTWVTVDGAISNDLFYADHAAMRLDGVTAYAPDGAVLPLENTSTGKYRSTFDVRLAKPGTYKIASAGGGDLLFASYKVGTETKRWRGTQAQMATAIPKDATEVKVSSNVRRIETFITNGAPSTEVLKPTGQGLELEPITHPNDLVASEPAKFRLLIDGKPAAGVEVEVVQGDQRYRKTTEMKISTGADGVFEVKWPEAGMYWIEAGVRGEPMNGVSRNASYIATLEVLPE; this is translated from the coding sequence ATGTCCGCCGCTTCCCGCGCCGCCATCATTGTCGCCGGCTGCGTCGCGCTCCTCGCGCCGACCGCCCATGCCCACCGCGCCTGGCTTCTGCCCATGGGCACGGTTCTGTCTGGCAATGACACCTGGGTCACGGTGGATGGGGCGATCTCCAATGATCTGTTCTACGCCGACCACGCCGCCATGCGGCTGGATGGGGTGACGGCCTACGCGCCGGACGGCGCGGTCCTGCCGCTGGAGAACACCTCGACTGGCAAGTACCGATCGACCTTCGATGTGCGTCTGGCGAAGCCTGGCACCTATAAGATCGCCAGCGCCGGCGGCGGCGACCTGCTGTTCGCCAGCTACAAGGTCGGGACCGAGACCAAGCGTTGGCGCGGGACGCAGGCGCAGATGGCCACGGCCATCCCTAAGGACGCGACCGAGGTGAAAGTCTCCTCCAACGTGCGACGTATCGAGACCTTCATCACCAACGGCGCGCCGAGCACTGAGGTGCTGAAGCCGACGGGCCAGGGCCTGGAGCTTGAGCCGATCACCCACCCCAACGATCTGGTCGCCAGCGAGCCCGCCAAGTTCCGCCTGCTGATCGACGGCAAGCCGGCCGCGGGCGTCGAGGTCGAGGTCGTCCAGGGTGATCAGCGCTATCGTAAGACCACGGAGATGAAGATCAGCACGGGAGCCGATGGTGTCTTCGAGGTGAAGTGGCCAGAAGCGGGCATGTACTGGATCGAGGCGGGCGTGCGCGGTGAGCCGATGAATGGCGTGTCGCGCAACGCGAGTTATATCGCGACCCTCGAAGTCCTGCCCGAATAG
- a CDS encoding CBS domain-containing protein: protein MNVSEVMTAQVATASRDTTIAQVAKTMAEVESGAVPVVEDGKVVGLITDRDIVLRVVAEGRSFESPVSDVMTDDVQTCSSDDNVADAAAKMGAHQIRRLVVLDDAGKLAGILSLGDIALDYGAKAVGKTLEEISETTPAAH, encoded by the coding sequence ATGAACGTCAGTGAAGTCATGACCGCGCAGGTGGCCACGGCCAGCCGCGACACCACCATCGCCCAAGTGGCCAAGACCATGGCCGAGGTCGAAAGCGGCGCCGTGCCGGTGGTCGAGGACGGCAAGGTCGTCGGCCTGATCACCGACCGCGACATCGTCCTGCGCGTCGTGGCCGAGGGTCGCAGCTTCGAATCGCCGGTGTCCGATGTGATGACCGACGACGTCCAGACTTGCTCCAGCGACGACAATGTCGCCGACGCCGCGGCGAAGATGGGCGCGCACCAGATCCGCCGCCTGGTCGTGCTGGACGACGCCGGCAAGCTGGCGGGCATCCTGTCGCTGGGCGACATCGCGCTGGACTACGGCGCGAAGGCCGTCGGCAAGACCCTCGAGGAAATCTCGGAAACGACTCCCGCCGCGCACTAG
- a CDS encoding acetolactate synthase 3 large subunit, with translation MTAHQTIQTENANTDTDFISGAEMVVRALLDQNVEALFGYPGGAVLPIYDAIFAEPKMRHILVRHEQGATHAAEGYARSTGKPGVVLVTSGPGATNAITGIVDALMDSIPLVVITGQVATHLIGTDAFQECDTVGITRSITKQNYLVKDVADLPRIMHEAFLIATTGRPGPVVIDIPKDVQFSKGRYLGPDEVEHAHPYAPRTKGDAAKIAEAVALFAQARRPMIYTGGGVINAGPRASELLREFAALTGAPVTSTLMGLGAFPASSPQWLGMLGMHGSFESNNAMHDCDVMLCVGARFDDRVTGKLDAFAPTSKKIHIDIDPSSIGKNVRTDVGIVGDAGSVLEDMIAAWKAKNLGVDQAALADWWTQINAWRARDGFWYAPDDKVIKPQYAIQRLYALTRDRDVYITTEVGQHQMWAAQFFHFDEPNRWMTSGGLGTMGYGLPAAVGVQIAHPDSLVIDIAGDASVQMTMQEMSTAMQYGLPIKIFILNNEWMGMVRQWQELLHGERYSHSYSDSLPDFVKLAEAYGGVGIRCDNPAELDEKILEMINSDKPVIFDCRVVKMENCFPMIPSGKAHNEMVMASEARDLGSLIDDAGKRLV, from the coding sequence ATGACCGCCCACCAGACCATCCAGACTGAAAACGCCAATACCGACACCGACTTCATCAGCGGCGCCGAGATGGTGGTGCGCGCCCTCCTCGACCAGAACGTCGAAGCCCTGTTCGGCTATCCGGGCGGCGCGGTCCTGCCGATCTACGACGCCATCTTCGCCGAGCCGAAGATGCGCCACATCCTGGTCCGCCATGAGCAGGGCGCGACGCACGCCGCCGAGGGCTATGCCCGCTCGACGGGCAAGCCGGGCGTCGTCCTGGTCACCTCGGGTCCGGGCGCGACCAACGCCATCACCGGCATCGTCGACGCCCTGATGGACTCTATCCCCCTGGTCGTCATCACCGGCCAGGTCGCCACCCACCTGATCGGCACCGACGCCTTCCAGGAATGCGACACGGTCGGCATCACGCGGTCGATCACCAAGCAGAACTATCTGGTCAAGGATGTCGCCGACCTGCCGCGCATCATGCATGAGGCGTTCCTCATCGCCACGACCGGCCGCCCCGGCCCCGTGGTCATCGACATCCCCAAGGATGTCCAGTTCTCCAAGGGCCGCTACCTGGGCCCGGATGAGGTCGAGCACGCCCACCCCTATGCGCCGCGCACCAAGGGCGACGCCGCCAAGATCGCGGAAGCCGTCGCCCTGTTCGCCCAGGCGCGCCGCCCGATGATCTACACCGGCGGCGGCGTCATCAACGCCGGCCCCCGCGCCTCTGAACTGCTGCGTGAGTTCGCCGCCCTGACCGGCGCGCCTGTCACTTCCACCCTGATGGGCCTGGGCGCCTTCCCCGCGTCGAGCCCCCAGTGGCTGGGGATGCTGGGGATGCACGGCTCCTTCGAGAGCAACAACGCCATGCACGACTGCGACGTCATGCTTTGCGTCGGCGCGCGCTTCGACGACCGGGTCACCGGCAAGCTCGACGCCTTCGCCCCCACCTCGAAGAAGATCCACATCGACATCGACCCGTCGTCCATCGGCAAGAACGTTCGCACAGACGTCGGCATCGTCGGCGACGCGGGCTCGGTGCTGGAGGACATGATCGCGGCGTGGAAGGCGAAGAACCTCGGCGTCGACCAGGCCGCCCTGGCCGACTGGTGGACCCAGATCAACGCCTGGCGGGCCCGCGACGGCTTCTGGTATGCGCCGGACGACAAGGTCATCAAGCCGCAGTACGCCATTCAGCGCCTGTACGCCCTGACCCGCGATCGCGACGTCTACATCACCACCGAGGTCGGGCAGCATCAGATGTGGGCGGCCCAGTTCTTCCACTTCGATGAGCCGAACCGCTGGATGACCTCCGGCGGCCTGGGCACCATGGGCTACGGCCTGCCAGCCGCCGTCGGCGTGCAGATCGCCCACCCCGACAGCCTGGTCATCGACATCGCCGGCGACGCTTCCGTGCAGATGACCATGCAGGAGATGTCGACGGCCATGCAGTACGGCCTGCCGATCAAGATTTTCATCCTGAACAACGAATGGATGGGCATGGTCCGCCAGTGGCAGGAATTGCTGCACGGCGAGCGCTATTCGCACTCCTATTCCGACAGCCTGCCGGACTTCGTGAAGCTGGCTGAGGCCTATGGCGGCGTCGGCATCCGCTGCGACAACCCCGCCGAACTCGACGAAAAGATCCTGGAGATGATCAATTCGGACAAGCCGGTGATCTTCGACTGCCGCGTCGTGAAGATGGAGAATTGCTTCCCGATGATTCCCTCGGGCAAGGCGCACAACGAGATGGTCATGGCCTCTGAAGCCCGTGACCTCGGCTCGCTCATCGACGACGCCGGAAAGCGCTTGGTCTGA
- a CDS encoding FAD:protein FMN transferase: MRIAIPHGLTAEATRPRPGRPIRLSGPTMGVSWTLLANAPLAVSDAALTAAVQGAANLVVKQMSTWEPESDISRFNAAPAGAWVEAPDHLLRVIRAALVMAQASDGAFDPTLGEAVDLWGFGAWGAALEPPRPERLAAAVSGWRALEIEGGRMRQPGGLRLDLSGVAKGYGVDLAAQAVAGLGVRDFLIEIGGELRGSGVRGDGEPWWVDLEHPAEAHLEEPPLRIALTGISVATSGDWRRQFIWNGRRYSHTINPVTREPVRTRLAQVSVLHDSCMQADAICTALQVMGDEAEAFATTKDIAACFLWREADRWRETLSPALAALLDD; this comes from the coding sequence ATGCGGATCGCGATCCCCCATGGTCTTACGGCTGAGGCCACCCGGCCGAGGCCCGGTCGGCCCATTCGCCTGAGCGGACCGACGATGGGCGTGAGTTGGACGCTGCTCGCCAATGCGCCTCTGGCGGTGTCTGACGCCGCCCTGACGGCGGCCGTACAGGGCGCCGCGAACCTCGTCGTCAAGCAAATGAGCACCTGGGAACCGGAGAGCGATATCTCGCGGTTCAACGCCGCCCCGGCTGGCGCGTGGGTCGAGGCGCCGGATCACCTGTTGCGTGTGATCCGCGCCGCGTTGGTCATGGCGCAGGCGAGCGACGGCGCCTTCGACCCGACGCTCGGCGAGGCGGTCGACCTTTGGGGGTTCGGCGCCTGGGGTGCGGCGCTTGAGCCGCCGAGGCCGGAGCGTCTGGCGGCTGCGGTGTCGGGTTGGCGCGCACTGGAGATCGAGGGCGGCCGAATGCGCCAGCCTGGCGGCTTGCGGCTGGACCTGTCGGGCGTCGCCAAAGGCTATGGGGTGGATCTCGCCGCGCAGGCGGTGGCTGGCCTGGGCGTCCGCGATTTCCTAATCGAGATCGGCGGGGAACTGCGCGGCTCCGGCGTGCGCGGCGACGGCGAGCCCTGGTGGGTCGACCTGGAACACCCGGCCGAGGCCCACCTGGAAGAACCGCCATTGCGGATCGCCCTAACCGGAATCTCGGTCGCGACCTCCGGCGACTGGCGGCGGCAGTTCATCTGGAACGGACGTCGCTACAGTCACACCATCAACCCTGTGACCCGGGAGCCTGTTCGGACACGGCTGGCGCAGGTGAGCGTGCTGCACGACTCCTGCATGCAGGCCGATGCGATTTGCACGGCATTGCAGGTGATGGGCGACGAGGCCGAAGCGTTTGCGACCACGAAGGATATCGCGGCCTGCTTCCTGTGGCGCGAGGCGGACCGCTGGCGCGAGACCTTGTCGCCAGCGCTGGCGGCCCTGCTGGACGATTAG
- a CDS encoding c-type cytochrome has protein sequence MIKAILKIGAACAAFAVASPVLADEPGPGGTKPLAPRSGEETYRMVCQSCHMPDGKGAAGAGAAYPALAGNPRLAAAPYPIMLVLNGKGAMPWFSDSLSHAQVADVVTYIRTHFGNAFAAPVTPEQVSGMARPAPVATH, from the coding sequence ATGATCAAAGCCATACTCAAGATCGGCGCGGCCTGCGCCGCGTTCGCCGTCGCTTCGCCGGTCCTGGCCGACGAACCCGGGCCCGGGGGCACGAAGCCGCTGGCGCCAAGGTCCGGCGAGGAGACCTATCGAATGGTCTGCCAATCCTGCCACATGCCTGACGGGAAGGGCGCGGCGGGGGCCGGCGCGGCCTATCCGGCGTTGGCGGGAAACCCGCGACTGGCGGCGGCGCCCTATCCGATCATGCTGGTGCTGAACGGCAAGGGCGCCATGCCGTGGTTCTCCGACAGCCTGAGTCACGCCCAGGTGGCCGATGTGGTCACCTATATCCGCACGCACTTCGGCAACGCCTTCGCCGCGCCCGTCACTCCGGAGCAGGTGTCCGGCATGGCGCGGCCCGCGCCCGTGGCGACGCACTAG